In Pseudonocardia sp. C8, one genomic interval encodes:
- a CDS encoding histidine phosphatase family protein, whose translation MTLRRVTLLRHGQTEFNAGHRMQGHLDTMLTDEGRAQAAAAAPLLAGARFDRIITSDLTRAYDTASAVAEATGLPLSVDKRLRETHLGSWQGRTVAEIEVEQPGAIAAWRSDPRWTPPGGESRVDVVKRALPVVEELDAEYADDPEYRSVLLVAHGGMIAGMVCGLLALPESAWPVIGGMGNAKWAIVARRDDHPRWRLSGYNIGA comes from the coding sequence ATGACGCTGCGCCGCGTCACCCTGCTCCGGCACGGCCAGACCGAGTTCAACGCGGGCCACCGGATGCAGGGCCACCTGGACACGATGCTGACCGACGAGGGGCGCGCCCAGGCCGCCGCGGCGGCGCCGCTGCTCGCCGGGGCCCGGTTCGACCGGATCATCACGTCGGACCTGACCCGCGCCTACGACACCGCGTCCGCCGTAGCCGAGGCGACCGGGCTGCCGCTGTCGGTGGACAAGCGCCTGCGCGAGACCCACCTCGGGAGCTGGCAGGGCCGCACGGTCGCCGAGATCGAGGTCGAGCAGCCCGGCGCGATCGCGGCATGGCGCTCCGACCCGCGGTGGACTCCGCCCGGCGGCGAGTCCCGTGTGGACGTCGTCAAGCGCGCACTGCCGGTCGTCGAGGAGCTGGACGCCGAGTACGCCGACGACCCCGAGTACCGCTCGGTGCTGCTCGTCGCGCACGGCGGGATGATCGCCGGCATGGTGTGCGGCCTGCTCGCGCTCCCCGAGTCGGCGTGGCCGGTGATCGGGGGGATGGGCAACGCGAAGTGGGCCATCGTCGCCCGCCGCGACGACCACCCGCGCTGGCGGCTCTCGGGGTACAACATCGGTGCCTGA
- the rsfS gene encoding ribosome silencing factor — protein sequence MTASPDAIELTKVAAAAAADKKAVDIVALDVSDQLVITDCFMLASAQNDRQVQAIVEAVEEKLRERGSKPTRREGDADNGWVLLDFTDIVVHVMHTDQRGFYGLDRLWKDCPAIEVPASQPPAGDDE from the coding sequence GTGACGGCATCACCCGACGCGATCGAGTTGACGAAGGTGGCGGCCGCCGCCGCGGCGGACAAGAAGGCCGTCGACATCGTCGCTCTCGACGTGTCCGACCAGCTGGTGATCACCGACTGCTTCATGCTGGCATCCGCGCAGAACGACCGCCAGGTCCAGGCGATCGTGGAGGCGGTCGAGGAGAAGCTGCGGGAGCGCGGCAGCAAGCCGACCCGGCGCGAGGGTGACGCCGACAACGGCTGGGTGCTGCTCGACTTCACCGACATCGTCGTGCACGTGATGCACACCGACCAGCGCGGGTTCTACGGTCTGGACCGGCTGTGGAAGGACTGCCCGGCCATCGAGGTGCCGGCCAGCCAGCCCCCGGCCGGGGACGACGAATGA
- a CDS encoding MaoC family dehydratase — MALAPALEGTQCEPVNVAWARDDVLLYAVAVGAGGEDPTSELALTTENTEGVRTAVLPSFAEIITRHARVDLGDIDRARLVHAEQSFRLPGPLPVEGRARVTSTVTDVLDKGSGALVRIEAEAVDAETGAPLASTVRALFIGGEGGFGGPRGPSAAPSAPDRAPDHEVTYRTSPGQALLYRLTGDRNPLHSDPVFAAKGGFDRPVLHGMCTYGFTTRALVATVCDGDPAGLVAMDARFTKPVLPGQALTVSIWRDGSSVAFRTEADGVVVLDRGTAELAG; from the coding sequence ATGGCCCTGGCCCCCGCTCTCGAGGGCACGCAGTGCGAGCCGGTCAACGTCGCGTGGGCGAGGGACGACGTGCTCCTCTACGCCGTCGCGGTCGGCGCGGGCGGCGAGGACCCGACGTCCGAGCTCGCGCTGACCACGGAGAACACCGAAGGCGTGCGGACGGCGGTGCTGCCCTCCTTCGCGGAGATCATCACCCGGCACGCGCGGGTCGATCTCGGCGACATCGACCGCGCGCGGCTGGTGCACGCCGAGCAGTCGTTCCGGCTGCCCGGCCCGCTCCCGGTGGAGGGACGGGCCCGGGTGACCTCCACCGTCACCGACGTGCTCGACAAGGGGTCCGGGGCACTCGTGCGCATCGAGGCCGAGGCCGTCGACGCCGAGACCGGGGCGCCACTCGCGTCCACGGTCCGGGCGCTGTTCATCGGCGGCGAGGGCGGCTTCGGCGGGCCGCGCGGGCCGTCCGCCGCCCCGTCCGCCCCCGACCGGGCGCCCGACCACGAGGTGACCTACCGGACCTCCCCCGGCCAGGCGTTGCTCTACCGGCTCACCGGGGACCGCAACCCGCTGCACTCGGACCCGGTGTTCGCGGCGAAGGGTGGCTTCGACCGGCCGGTCCTGCACGGCATGTGCACCTACGGGTTCACCACCCGGGCACTGGTCGCGACCGTGTGCGACGGCGATCCGGCCGGGCTCGTGGCGATGGACGCCCGCTTCACGAAGCCGGTGCTGCCCGGCCAGGCGCTGACCGTCTCGATCTGGCGGGACGGCTCGTCGGTCGCGTTCCGGACGGAGGCCGACGGAGTGGTCGTGCTCGACCGGGGGACGGCCGAGCTGGCCGGCTGA
- a CDS encoding class I SAM-dependent methyltransferase, with protein sequence MSTPLELAFRAAHEDLPREAPGSEETTALLLRLVGDLPEAPRIVDIGCGTGPATLPLAAATGGEVIAVDRHEPYLRRLQARAATSGLGERVRPTVASMDDLPLPAGEADLVWSEGAAYIMGFDAALESWRRLLAPGGALVLTEAEWTTTDPSPGARAFWDSAYPAMRTTAENVAAAQGAGYTVQAVYLLPDSDWDAYYRPLAGRIALLREDGVDPAVLDEVGREIAVREEFGREYGYTAYVLRPRRG encoded by the coding sequence GTGAGCACACCCCTGGAGCTGGCGTTCCGCGCCGCGCACGAGGACCTTCCCCGCGAGGCGCCGGGTTCCGAGGAGACGACGGCGCTGCTGCTGCGCCTGGTCGGGGACCTCCCGGAGGCGCCCCGGATCGTCGACATCGGCTGCGGCACCGGGCCGGCGACGCTGCCGCTGGCCGCCGCGACCGGCGGCGAGGTCATCGCCGTCGACCGGCACGAGCCGTACCTGCGGCGGCTGCAGGCCCGCGCCGCGACGTCCGGGCTGGGCGAGCGCGTCCGGCCGACCGTGGCGTCGATGGACGACCTGCCGCTGCCCGCCGGGGAGGCCGATCTGGTCTGGTCCGAGGGGGCCGCCTACATCATGGGGTTCGACGCGGCGCTGGAGTCCTGGCGGCGCCTGCTGGCCCCCGGCGGCGCGCTCGTGCTCACCGAGGCGGAGTGGACGACGACCGACCCGTCACCGGGCGCCCGGGCGTTCTGGGATTCCGCCTACCCGGCGATGCGCACCACGGCCGAGAACGTCGCCGCCGCACAGGGCGCCGGGTACACCGTGCAGGCGGTCTACCTGCTGCCGGACTCCGACTGGGACGCCTACTACCGCCCGCTGGCCGGCCGGATCGCGCTCCTGCGGGAGGACGGCGTCGACCCGGCCGTGCTGGACGAGGTGGGCCGCGAGATCGCGGTGCGCGAGGAGTTCGGCCGGGAGTACGGCTACACCGCCTACGTGCTGCGCCCGCGCCGCGGCTGA
- a CDS encoding alcohol dehydrogenase catalytic domain-containing protein, with the protein MKALVYHGPDSKSWEEVPDATLQDPTDVVVKVETTTICGTDLHILQGDVPAVTDGRILGHEAVGTVTEVGAAVSGFSVGDRVLVPAITKCGRCAYCQRGMPSHCQTVGGIGWIFGHLIDGTQAEFVRVPYADTSLYAVPEGVGDEQAIFLADSLPTGYEVGVLAGRVRPGDTVAVVGAGAVGLSAVLTTGLWGASRVIAIDSNKFRLEKALEFGATDAVEVGPGTVGDVTALTDGLGVDVAIEAVGYPETLLTAASLVRPGGTIANVGVHGTPVELPMQDMWISNVTLTMGLVDTVSIPTLLTMVASGRIPAEKMGTHSFTFDQMDEAYDVFKNAAANQALKVVITP; encoded by the coding sequence ATGAAGGCGCTCGTCTACCACGGCCCGGACAGCAAGTCGTGGGAGGAGGTGCCGGACGCCACCCTCCAGGACCCGACCGACGTCGTCGTCAAGGTCGAGACCACCACGATCTGCGGCACCGACCTGCACATCCTGCAGGGGGACGTACCCGCCGTCACCGACGGACGGATCCTCGGTCACGAGGCGGTCGGCACGGTCACCGAGGTCGGGGCCGCGGTCAGCGGGTTCTCGGTCGGCGACCGCGTGCTCGTCCCGGCCATCACGAAGTGCGGTCGGTGTGCCTACTGCCAGCGCGGAATGCCCTCGCACTGCCAGACCGTCGGTGGGATCGGCTGGATCTTCGGCCACCTCATCGACGGGACCCAGGCCGAGTTCGTGCGGGTGCCCTACGCCGACACCTCCCTCTACGCGGTGCCCGAGGGCGTCGGCGACGAGCAGGCGATCTTCCTGGCCGACTCGCTGCCGACCGGCTACGAGGTGGGAGTGCTCGCCGGGCGGGTCCGGCCGGGGGACACCGTCGCCGTCGTCGGTGCCGGGGCGGTCGGGCTGTCCGCGGTGCTGACCACCGGCCTGTGGGGCGCATCGAGGGTGATCGCGATCGACTCCAACAAGTTCCGGCTGGAGAAGGCGCTGGAGTTCGGCGCGACCGACGCGGTCGAGGTCGGCCCTGGCACGGTGGGTGACGTGACGGCGCTGACCGACGGCCTCGGCGTGGACGTCGCGATCGAGGCGGTCGGCTACCCGGAGACGCTCCTGACCGCGGCGTCGCTGGTCCGGCCCGGTGGCACGATCGCCAACGTCGGCGTGCACGGCACCCCGGTCGAGCTGCCCATGCAGGACATGTGGATCTCGAACGTGACGCTGACGATGGGCCTGGTGGACACCGTCTCGATCCCGACGCTGCTGACGATGGTCGCGAGCGGGCGGATCCCGGCCGAGAAGATGGGCACCCACTCGTTCACGTTCGACCAGATGGACGAGGCCTACGACGTGTTCAAGAACGCGGCCGCGAACCAGGCGCTGAAGGTGGTCATCACCCCGTGA